The following DNA comes from Odocoileus virginianus isolate 20LAN1187 ecotype Illinois chromosome 34, Ovbor_1.2, whole genome shotgun sequence.
ctcaaaaataattttgatttttctccagttttattgatatataattgacttACAGTGCTGTATAGGTTGAAgtactgtataattttaaaatttttccttgtgaggagaactcttaggatttgctCTCCTAACAATTTCCatgtataacatacagcagtgttaattacattTATCATGTATTTTATATCCCGGGTACTTAtccatcttataactggaagcttgtatcTTTTTGATTATTTTCATCCAATTCCCCCTCATCACTTATATCTCACTTTAAATTTGACAGCAGGTACGTTTTCAAAATGGAAGAGACACCTCTCAATAATTTTATACTCCCGACTGTgatgtaaatggcaacccactccaatactcttgcctggaaaatcccatggacagaggagcctggtaggtgtgaggttgcaaagagtcggacatgaccaagcgactttacctacttacttacttacttactgtGATATAACTAGCTTTTTCTTTGAGGAAATATGTACTTGCatccttcttctctttccttaagGATGTGGTCTCCAGTACTTTTAAGAGTGCTTAGTCAAACAAACCAGGGCTAACAGAAGTAGCTCTTCTGGGACCTTGAGTCCCATGTTGTAGTTGATTTTCAAGGCACAGTTGATTCAAATCTTTCTCTAGTTCTTCCTATAGATCTCACTTtctagtcctttatcagataaattttgttgttgttgttgttgttggggaCAGGCAACCcttcccagaaagagaagaacagaaaCCATAAATGAGTGTGGTCCTCAACCAAGATGCTGAAGAGCGCCCCGAGACGTTCTGTTACCAGGTGAATGGGTCTTGCCCCAGGACAGTCCATCCCCTGGGCATCCGGCTGGCCATCTACCTGTCCTGTGCGGCAGGCGTGCTGATCACGGTCCTAGGAAATCTGTTTGTGGTGTTCGCTGTGACCTACTTCAGAGCGCTTCACACTCCCACCAACCTCTTGCTGCTCTCGCTGGCCCTGGCCGACATGTTCCTGGGCCTGCTGGTGCTGCCCCTCAGTGCTGTCCGCTCCGTGGAGAGCTGCTGGTTCTTCGGAGACCCTCTCTGCCGCCTGCACACCTACCTGGACACCCTCTTCTGCCTCACCTCCATCTTCCATCTCTGTTTCATTTCCATCGACCGCCACTGTGCTATCTGTGAGCCCCTGCTGTATCCGTCTAAGTTCACGGTCAGGGTGGCCCTCAGGTACATCCTGGCAGGCTGGGGGGTGCCAGCAGCTTACACTGCCTTCTTGCTCTACACAGACGTGGCAGAGAGAGGGCTCCGCCCGTGGCTGGCAGAGTTGCCTTGTGTGGGCAGTTGCCAGCTGCTGTTCAATAAGTTTTGGGGCTGGCTAAACTTCCCTGTGTTCTTTTTCCCCTGCTTCATCATGATCAGCTTATACGTGAAGATCTTTGTGGTTGCAACCAGACAGGCTCAGCAGATCAACAACTTAAGCAAAAGCCTGGCTGGAGCTGCCAAGCGTGAAAGGAAAGCTGCCAAGACCCTGGGCATCGCCGTGGGTGTGTACCTCTTGTGCTGGCTCCCCTTCACCGTCGACACGATGGTCGACAGCCTCCTTAACTTCATCACGCCACCGCTGGTCTTCGACACGTTTATCTGGCTTGCTTACTTCAACTCGGCCTGCAACCCCATCATCTACGTCTTTTCCTACCGGTGGTTCAGGAAGGCGCTGAAACTTCTCCTGAGTCGGGAGATCTTCTCACCACGGACTCCCGCAGTTGACTTATACCAAGACTGACTGAATGCAAGCTTGttttcggtcactaagtcatgtctgactctgtgaccccatgaactgcagcaccccaggcctccctgtccttcactagctcccagagttggctcaaactcatgttca
Coding sequences within:
- the TAAR5 gene encoding trace amine-associated receptor 5, with product MSVVLNQDAEERPETFCYQVNGSCPRTVHPLGIRLAIYLSCAAGVLITVLGNLFVVFAVTYFRALHTPTNLLLLSLALADMFLGLLVLPLSAVRSVESCWFFGDPLCRLHTYLDTLFCLTSIFHLCFISIDRHCAICEPLLYPSKFTVRVALRYILAGWGVPAAYTAFLLYTDVAERGLRPWLAELPCVGSCQLLFNKFWGWLNFPVFFFPCFIMISLYVKIFVVATRQAQQINNLSKSLAGAAKRERKAAKTLGIAVGVYLLCWLPFTVDTMVDSLLNFITPPLVFDTFIWLAYFNSACNPIIYVFSYRWFRKALKLLLSREIFSPRTPAVDLYQD